The genomic interval aaaacaagGTATGTTAATGATGTGTCTACATTGTGTATGTATGTTTGTCTGCACGGACATAGTTATGCTTGTATGTAGGTTTGTATGTTTATATGCATACTTCTTTTTCATCAACTTGTTAAATATTCTATATTCACCACAAATACGTTTGAGATATCATTCCATGCAGCTTGCCCATGAGAACATGATACAATGACAAACCTTCATGTCTTCCAATTCTGAGAAATTATTCTCCTTGAATTGTGGAACTGCAAGAGAAGAAGTGGATGCTTGCTGAGGATCTTTAGAAAATTTATCACTCTCATCTGAAATCACCGACACTAAAGACTGCCTTGTTGAGTTGAAAGAAGCCTCCTTGCCTCTAACTGTATTATTTCCcaatcaagaataagaaatGTATCACAAaacttttacaataaaatgcAAATGCATAATCCAAACCCATGAGCAGTGTGTTCGGAATGAAGAAAATTGTGTCTAGAACTCTAGTGAAAAAGATTAAGGAGGGAAAATACTTCCCATGTGTAAATATcaaaaagagaaagatattGATGGAAGTGGGTGAGCTAAACTTCTCAAAGAGCCCACTTTCTACTTCAAGCAAAAAGTGGTGGGAAATGAGTGAaccttttttccccttcttttgtACTCAAATAAAACAGGAAAAGAgaacaataatatattttagaatgaaGAAACCCAATCTCCCCTGTTGCTTGATGTCTAAAATCCTCCTAGAGTTCTGTAGCGAGCTGAGAGCATACTTCGGAAAATTCGAAAGCCCATGAGATTTTACCGCAGTTCCTGTAAGAAACCAAGTCCAATATCCATTTCCTGGAGCAAACTCTAAAATTCAACCCCTATCAAAACTAGTTAAGTGATCGCCTAGCAAGTTCCACCTCTGCGCATAAGTCTGCTATTGGTACTTTGTTGGGCTCAGACATGGATTTCAAGATAAGAGGGTGACGAATATATAACTAAATTTAAGCAACAATATTCAATGCTTTCGAATTTGAAGAGACAACTAAACAATCTCCATGTGAAGTGTGTTTATGTGGGTGTGTGTCATTCAAAAACTAATTACGACAGAGATGGAAgctagacaaaaaaaaaagcgttTTTCTAGCTCATTTTTTCACCCTTTTGGGAGAACAATTACGAAATGAGCTTTAGATCCAATAGACTCACCGTAAGAAGAAGAAATCCTGAAAGGTGAATTGGAGGGGAATGAGACTGAATCGGAAAACCCCACTTCAGATTTAGCCTGAAACCGAAACCCATTGTGTTTCTCGGAACAAAAATGGCGGAGAAACTTGGTCCATTAATTCTGGATGGAGTTCATCATGCTACAGGGGTGCAACAAAATGTGGATGCGTTGGTGGTGTCACTCTCGACCACCGGTTCTTCATCTACAACTAcaagttgaaaatcaatttatatatatggttgaaGAAAGAGCCCAAACATTCCTCCTACTTTCCCATGGCCCACAATAGATCAAAaggggcggctactatgccgccccattttgaccgctgggcataccACCCAgcgtaacttttttttttttttttttttttttcttttcacatttttttaacatatttaaatatatttaaaaaataaaagaaatacaccaatatacttaaaatcacttccttaaccactaagtaaaaaaaaaataaaataaaaaaataaattttgactagggGTCAAATAGAAGTGTCAAATTAGGGaggcaaagtagactttctctagATCAAAATATCTGAAGATTTTTTGTTGGGCGCCGCTAATTGATTAAGTAAAAATTCAACTTATCATTCTTGCATCACGTATTAtacgtgatttttttttttttacttttttattaaatatgtggtatataaattatgaatagaagaatttaattagatttataaaaataaaattaaaaaattaaaaagaaattaaaatagattaatgTTACATACAATCGTAAAGTGCACAAACGTTgtacagtcgctttgaaaaatagtgaaatctattattaaaaaattaattcttttatacgaatcctgtatttatttatttttttaaaatgattgtgtcCTGCTTGCATAATTACGActacaattatcatttctcttatattaaaagaggaaaaacatTTGAGCCAACCGACTAACAAGACATGAGATCTATATGTCAACATTACATGACTAGTCCAATAAAGTAGTAAATTAAGAGGTCtattgttagatataattttaggatGGATAAGTTTCacacatttttttgaaaaagaaatttagaacttattattaaaaaattattttttatatgagttttagatttacacattttttaaaaaagaagtgtgtaaaatttatacatcctaaaattgcaaatattatgtctcaattaaaaatttcaaaggaACATAAAAACTAATAAAGTAAAAATCAGAGTTTGTAGatgaaatttcaagaaattaattttaaaacagcaattaagatttttgaaaaaaaaacttgaaaattgatttttacaTGATTTTGTGAAATTGTCGGgactattaaaaatatgtttaattgagaaaatgttttaaagatgtttttattggaatttgaaaggGTTGTAGGAgccattgaaaataaataattttctttcgagaggttatttttaatttggtgaacattattttgatttttatttgtcataaaataaaaccttgaagataaaaattatttttgagattttttggcataaagttatttattgaaggtacaatttttctaaccaaaaagaaactaaaaagttaaattagaGCGATCGTCCTCATGTCTTCTTAAGGGGatgaacattaatatataaattttgcaaAGCCAGGTGCAAAATGGAGAGTGAATGAGTGATGGTTCTGGagatccatgcatgcatatattatatatatttgaagtagaTGGAAATTCAAAGGCAAGCTGATTGGGATCAAGAGGCCAGGCATAAACAGGACGTGGTTCATTTGCCTGTgcataaaaaaagaagttatggACTCGCAACGCGGTCTTTGTGGTGggatttttagaaaataattttaagaaaagaaataggaattaccgttcaatttaaaataacttttcatTTCATACCAGGATACAAAAGACtctatgtttataaaaaaacgcatttattaatttaaaggGTTATACCGGAAAACattaaactttataaattaaagtctTTCATACAAAATGTTATGCTTAagcttccgtgctcttccccttaGGCCGTGTCCGTATTGACACGTTCTGCTCATTTAGTTCCTTtagggggaggggcatacacaaaaattaaaataagtcgaatactcagtaagcattattTTATACAGTTAAAgtatactaacataggttttcattcatgcattcatcactccATACATATCATACGTACATGAGATATacattcatttttaaaacatcactaggcgggagttttcaaaaagaattttttttttgtaaaacatttctcccgtcagtgccttcattttttaaagagttaaatgcattcatacattatttcttattactttcatttggccggtacacattgttacgccccgtgtgttggggttagcggtcttcctttggacctgggtccgcccgtggccacaggttgggaatccctttcagtcatggggcagcattgggtgcactaccagtattGCTTACCTGGcgttgcaatctgcccattcctttggtaccctttcatttaATCATgaccgttacgtattttcatacattgaaacgttcatttcctttcagtcatttctttctttcattcagtcctttctttttcagtccttttcatttattaGTCTATTCATGaggaaaaatgtcatttaaaagcatgagcttaaacatcatctttcatggcatccataaagcataaGTTCATAGAGacattttaacatcagttcatagggacattttaaaacactttcttcgcgtcatttaaaacatcacttaaagcataaggcataagcctcacatctcatttcatgaaaatacatacaatacataCTGTGTATAGTCATCaattcacatgcatacacttAATACTTGGGTTGCATAAAAAGGAGTCGTCAAGAAAggtcattacatacatatacctttgaaTACTTATACTGagcatatttttcttaaaacctattttcatttcatctcgtaAAGCAtgataaagagaaatattttttttcattttcatatctttaGAAAACTTTAAAAGAGTATGAAGATAATACTTATCTGAACTCCATGTCATACTCATTTCATATAGttcattcatgtgcatgtcagaaaCTCTCTGTGATTAATGAGATGAGTATTGCTATTGGGTAACTTATTGCATACTTAGATGACTCTTGTGATGTGGCAAAATCACGTATTACcacatggtttattaaaaaaaaatataaaaaatatcataaaattaatgtGTCATTTAGAcagtgaattgaaatgaaatgaaagttgaaagttaaataaattatggttagaatattattttttaatattattatatatttgaaaaagttaaattatttattatattttatataaaaaatttgaaaaagatgtaacaataaaatgagatgaaatacttcttATATTCAAATATAACTAAAAGAACGACTAAAAATCTATTCATTTGAGTGGTAAGTTTCAGACGgcaaaataacattaatattattattgttaataatGAAATCGGAATTGGGTACTTGATGAATTaatgcaaatgattttttaatttattgttgcgTGGTTAATTTCTTTATGTATGGATCTTAATAAAGTTCTGTCTTTATCATCTAGTACTAGTCATACGTACCAGGCTTTaggataattataaatattatttagttGTTCTGAAAATGACACATGGGAAATAATTATGGTGTTGTGAAGACCGCTTTTGAATTATATCCTgcgaaaatcatttattatccaCTTGCTGGCCTGGCCTGAAGTCTGGGGGCCAACTGTTTTTATTGCATGTCATAGAATCGTAGTCGCTACGCACTGGATGGACGATGCAGTGTGCTGAAACAGGCTAGGCTACTGACGGCAATTAATTTCAACAAAGTACAGAATGTATAACGATCAAACGTTATTCTCCCCGGTACAGTGCGTGAATTTGCAGCCAAATTCGCCCCCAACCCGCCATGCATATTCCTTCAGAAAGACGTTTGCTTCTCAAGGAACTTATAACGCAGTCCCTTGTGTCTATTCTCTAGATACGTTCCCTAAAATACAGTATCTTCCTTGGGAAATATTATTTACCATACTCTTTCGGAAGATAAGAAAGAAGCTAGGCGAGGTCGACTTTAGCGTGTCGAAATGGAATTGCTCAGATCTCCAGAAAGGAAAACGCGAAATCGTAGGGGAAAATCCGAGGTAAATATGGAAGGAAAACGAAAACCCAAGAGTCCCCACGTACCACTTCTACTATATAACGGATGTCCTTTGTGGGGAACCGATCTCTATCAATTTGcaggtatgtatgtatatatatatattatatatatatatatatataggaggtgTGTAGTTCTTTCTTGTTGCTGTTTCTGCATCCATCATGACAGAATGCACCTCTAGCTTTCGGCATCGATACCAGCTTATGGTTGCTCATGTGCTGTCCATCCCTCTCTTTCTGCTACTTCCAGTtataaacatgatatatatatatatatatatatatatacacacacacacatatggtACACTTTGGCTTCTGGTGGCTCATGAAACGAGGTCGAGGTCCTTCCGTTTTCGGCTGGGGTCCTAATTCATCTCTCTTTTAAGCTTTATTGTAGATTTGTACCACTCTTTGTTGCCTTCCGCCTCCACCACTGATAGGGAAAATATAAATGGGGAGGTAAAAGGTGGCAATCTTATTTGCATTATGGAGGTAGCATTCACTCTCTGAACCTTCTCCTGGACACTTTTCAGAATTTCGGTTTCATTTCCTTCTAAACTGCCAGCATTCAggcctctctttctctctcttgatCTACTCCTATTTACTATTCCCCTTGTTTTCCTCTTAGGGTTTTAGTTTTACCTTCAAAAGAACTTCTCCCTCTCaccgtgaaaaaaaaaaacatggacaGCTCTGAAAATTGCGTTTGTTGGCACAGATATAGACATCTACTCATAATTTCCAGCTTGCTCTTTGTGCTTTTGGTTTCAAGCTCGACCAAAGTGAGATTCATGGCTGAAGGTAACAAACACTACTACTCATAGAAAGACATgatatttctcttcatttctgACTTGGGCTGTCCTAACTTTTATGAGATATTACAGGAAGAGGCATTCCAGAGTTAGTTAAGGCTGCTCAAGTAAGTAACGTACAACATTTCCATAGCTTGCTCTATCTGATCATATTCCACGGTGTTTGTATTGATCGAAATGTTGAAATTGAATTCATATAATCATGAGCAGGAAAGGATAGAAGAGAAGAAAGTAGTAAGGATGGTGAGAACTCAGATAGGGTCAAGGCCACCAAGTTGCGAGAGGAGGTGCAGCAACTGTAAGCACTGCGAAGCAGTTCAGGTCCCGATCGTCCCAAGAGTACTGCAAAAAACACCCAGGACAAACCACTTCTCTGCAGCTGCTGTTGCGACCCCCACAATTGCATACTCCAGAGATGGGGTCTCTAACTACAAGCCTATGTGCTGGAAGTGCAAGTGCGGGGACTTCATCTTCAATCcttgattgaactttttcaccattttcaaTTTGGTAAATAAGATACTAGCAATTGTAACACTGATCCGTCCCTTTCTCTGGCCATCTTTTTAGAGATTTCCTTCAACCATCCCTATATATATACGATGGGGATTGGATTGTAGAGTGCATTCGTGGGTTGTTTTTGCACATTAAGCTGTGTGCCCAGCTCCCTAATTTCAGCATCCACTTTCTGTACACATTCCTTGCTTCATTACTACTGTTAATTCTATCTAATCTAAAAGTTAGCAGAAGGTTGATGTTTCTGCCATAACATTAAGATCGTGTATATATAAGAGTTGCACTAAAGTCTGAATTTAAATGTTTAGGATGATTACGGcaatttcgttttttttttttttttttttttaatctcgaGGTGTGTAATTTTGATGGTAAGTGACGAAATGGCTTGGGaatattaaatgagataaaagggCGCTTCAAAAAGTAAAACGTTTTTTTCCTAAGCAATGTCAGATGGTTTCCGTTTTCGTATCTTACAAGATTTGTGCATATCCTCGATTGGAGCCTGTGGCTGTGGCTGTGGCTGTGCGTTTGGACAGCCCAGCCCACCTCGAAGCGATAAACTTCAGAAAACTGAAAACGCGTACCAGTACATGATCTCATatttacctttttttctttttcttttaaattcttGGTGACTAAACACTTACGTAGATTCAGGCGGTAGTGaggtatttaatatttaattattattatttatttatttatttattattattaatattttttcattatttttttcataattatttataaaatacttaaaaatattatccaGATGATACCTGACAACGAGATTTTCAGTCATTACCGTCGTATTATTTTGTACAGTCTTtcaataaataagttttatataagtgctcataaaaagtagattttattaaaaaaaaaattattttttattagtacaactcactttttataaaacatttatataaaatttatttatttaaaatttatatttaacattagtCTTAATTTTAACTTGCATTATTCGATGCATATTGATCTGGAGAACGCAGAGGGTGCAGTAAATTAAATAGCTTCTTATTTATGGCACTGAAAAGATACAAAAACGACGAAGTTAGTTAGATGGGGAAGGCTCGTGACTCGTGATCCTCGCCATCGTCTTCGTCATTTTTTAGGTGGTCTCTGCCCCTTCTGAGTTGTATTTGTACGTACGGTTCTGTTCTGAGTTGTATCGAATAAAGATTGCCGACGCGTAAGACTCAGATGGTACAGagcaattaaataattaaactacATCAAAAGAATAGGAGTCGGATTAAAATCAACCATAGGGTTAAAGATAAATTCCAACACTTAGTTTATTTTACAGATGTgattaattaagattaaaattaaaaattaaaatatgttgaaatatatatttttaatattatttttattttaaaattttaaaaaattaaattatttattttatttgttacgaaaatttaagaaaattataataattataaaagatgaCATTAATTGAAaggagttataaaaaaaaataaaacctaaaagGGTATAACTAATATGATACCTAACTATTTGGAGTTTGGAAATAAGCTCAAGCAAGATATCTGCGTTGGATGGGCGCCATAAACGACTTAATCGCATGATCAATCTTGCCATTCTATGTCACCTCAACTTTTATAAGTAGTTTACTAGCTACATACTATTGAGatataaaacattaataataaacATGTCACATTTTATATAGTGTGATAAAAATAGAATGGTAATGTGGTGTATAGTATTTGTAGTCACTTTTACATATTTCTTATACACTCCACTAATGTAATTggttgcatcattttttttaatattaaataactgTTTTCACTAATAGCATCaatagattacacaaaaatacgTAAAAGTGATTATATGTAACAAAACTCCTTACtaaatattataagttatttGATTAGTTTGTTTCAATTTAGAGATGAAAGTTTAGGCAAAGATGTTTATGGGTCTCACGCAAAtcacctcaaataaataaaatatggaaaaatcTATGTACTATACTTTCATTCTATTAAgtaagatgtgatatattttattattattgaatgatcatttaatggatgattctttatcatctaataatgATGAATGTGTCGCATCTTATTTAGtaggatgagagtgtggtatataacattactcataaaatataTACGCATGATTAATGTTATACACCATACCCACATTCCACTTTCATCTTAATGTACGATGTGTCATATTTATCACAATATTTAGTGATAAATGTgacattttatattaaaatggaAGTCGTGAGATGTGAGTGTggtatataacatttttatacGCACATATCCGGGCAATAAATAAAGAGCAGGGATACATGTAcagttatttttaaaactatattttaaaattagaatatttatataaaatgatggtactcttataaattattttataaaaatatcattaatttaaaacataattatataaatggTTGTAAAAAGAGTTTTACGTATATCCTTTGTAAATAAAAGTTGGAATCAGGAAGAAGTTTGCAAAAAATGGAAGAACTGCTGGAAGGTTCGAAGATTTTGAGTGGCGTAGAAGGTGTTGGAGCGTGGATAATGATGTAGATCGAATGATCATTTTCTTGTTGATCTTTCTCCCGTGTACATGCCAATTATAAGCGTTTCTTCTTTCATCCGTAATGAATCAAGA from Juglans microcarpa x Juglans regia isolate MS1-56 chromosome 4S, Jm3101_v1.0, whole genome shotgun sequence carries:
- the LOC121262273 gene encoding EPIDERMAL PATTERNING FACTOR-like protein 2, with translation MDSSENCVCWHRYRHLLIISSLLFVLLVSSSTKVRFMAEGRGIPELVKAAQERIEEKKVVRMVRTQIGSRPPSCERRCSNCKHCEAVQVPIVPRVLQKTPRTNHFSAAAVATPTIAYSRDGVSNYKPMCWKCKCGDFIFNP